The genomic interval CATAGGTCTTCACGGTTTCCAGGTTGATCATGTGACGGATCACCGGGTGCTCGTCGACGATCCCGGCGGCGCCCATGACGTCGCGGGCCATCCGGGCGGTCTCCAGCGCGATGTAGACGTTGTTCATCTTGGCCATGGAGACCTGCTGGGGCCGGGCCCGGCCCTGGTCCTTGAGCCGTCCGAGCTGCAGCGCCAGGAGCTGGGCCTTGGTGATCTCCGTGATCATCCACACCAGCTTCTGCTGCACGAGCTGGAACGAGGCGATCGGCTTGCCGAACTGGACGCGCTGCTGGGCGTACTGCAGCGCCCAGTCGTAGCAGGCCATGGCCGCGCCCACCGCCCCCCAGGCGATGCCGTAGCGCGCCTGGGAGAGACAGCCCAGCGGGCCTTTGAGCCCCTTGACGTTGGGCAGCTTGTTGTCGAGCGGGATCTGGCAGTCCTGGAAGGAGAGCTCGGAGGTGATCGACGCGCGCATCGAGAACTTGCCCGAAATGTCGAGCGTCGAGTACCCCGGCGTCCCCTTTTCCACGAGGTAGCCGTAGATCTCGCCGTCGTCCTCCTTGGCCCACACCACCGCGACGTCGGCGATGGAACCGTTGGTGATCCAGAGCTTGGTGCCGTTGAGCACGTAGGCGCCGCCCTGGCGCCGCGCGCGCGTCTTCATGCCGCCCGGGTCGGAGCCGAAATCGGGCTCGGTGAGGCCGAAGCAGCCGACCGTCTGGCCGCGGGCCAGCCGCGGCAGCCACGTCTCCTTCTGGGCCTCGGAGCCGTAGGCGTAGATGGGGTACATGACCAGCCCGCTCTGCACGGAGGCGCAGGAGCGGAGGCCGGAGTCGCCGCGCTCGAGCTCCTGCATGATGAGGCCGTAGGCCACGTTGTTCAGGCCGGCGCAGCCGTAGCCCTTCAGCGTCGCCCCGAAGACGCCCAGCTCGCCGAGCTTGGGGATCAGCTCGACCGGGAAGGTGCCGGCGCGGTGGTGCTGCGTGACGAGGGGGAGGAACTCGGCCTCGACCCAGTCGCGGATGGCATCGCGCACCATCCGCTCCTCCTCGCTCAAGAGGTCTTCGATGCCGTAGTAGTCGACGCCGCGAAACTTCTCCATGGGTTCACTCCCCTTCAGTACGCCGAGCCGCTCGTCGCAGCTCCAGGAGCGGAATGGACAGGAGCGCGCCGAGCGCCACGACCAGCGTCGCCGCATGGAAGACGTGGAGCGGCACGTTCCACGCGACGAATCGCACGGCCGCCTCCGGCGCGGCCTCCGTCACGCTCCTCAGCACGGCCTGCTCCACCCGGCCGAAGCCCGAGCCGAAGTGCGTGCCCTGCCACAACGGACCGGCCAGCCCGGCCACGGCGGCGGCCAGCCGCTGGCGCCGTCCGACGAGGGCCAAGGGCCAGGAAGGCCAGCCCGGCGACGGCCTGAAGGCCGCACAGCGCGTAGAACACCGCCAGGCCCCCGCGGCCCTCGGTGAGCGCGAACACCGGGTACGTCTGGCTCAGCATCCGTTCCCTCCCGGACGCGACCATCCAGCTCAGGAATTGTCCCAACAGCAGCGCGTGGCTCACCATGAATCCGGCGACGATCGCCGTCAGCGCGGTGGCCAACCCCCAGCCGGGCCAGTAGAGCCGCCTCCACACGGCTACAACCGGATCGGGTTGAAGTCGGTCCGGTAGTCGAACGTATCCACCCGCTCGCTCGATTTCAGCCAGCCCACCACCGCGTACGTCAGGGGCGTCGCCACCGCCTCATAGGCCACCTTGACCCACCACTGCGCCGCGATGATCGCCCCCAGCGTCCCCAGCGGGAGGCCGCCGCCGAAGGCGAGCGTGATGAAGACGGCGGAGTCGAGCCCCTCGCCGACGATCGTCGAGCCGATCGTGCGGACCCAGAGCCAGCGGCCGGCCGTCAGGATCTTCACCTTGGCCATGACGTAGGCGTTGGCGAACTCGCCCGCCAGGTAGGCCAGGAGCGAGGCCAGCACGATCCGCGGCGTCTGGCCCAGGATCTCCGTGTAGGCGCCCTGGCCCTTCCAGAACGCCGCCGCCGGCAGCTCGCCGCCGATCCAGATCGCCAGCGCCATCACCGCGTTGCCGGCGAAGCCGAGCCAGATGACACGCCGGGCGGCCCCGTAGCCCCACACCTCCGTCAGCACGTCGGCGACGATGTAGGAGACGGGGAAGATGACGATGCCGGCCGGCAGCACCACGCCGCCGACCACCACGAGCTTGGCGGCAATCACGTTGGCGGTCAAGAGACACGTGATGAACAGCGCCGCGCAGGTGATGAACCGCCAGCTCATCCCCAGGCGACCGCTAAACGTTGGTGAGGATCGACGGCGGCTCCTCGCCCAGCGCCCGCTCCAGCGCGGCGGCCAGCTCGGCGTCGTGCTCGTGGGTCACCGCGAAGATCCGGCACTGGGCCACCTTCCCGGGGAGGTACTTGAGGAGCTCGGTCAGCGGCTCGACCGCCACCCGCCCGGTGGAGGCGTCGTACACGTAGATCTGCCGGTCGCCCATCTTGAGGGGGTTGAGCGGGCGGGGATCCTGCAGCGCCATGTCGATCCTGAACGGCACGCGCGCGAGGCGGGGCGGCAGGAACATGCGCACCCGCCGCTCGACCGTCTCGGCGTCGAGGAAGCCCTGCCCGCGCTTGGGCTCGAAGAGGTCGAGGACGACCTCGTGCGCCATCCGCCACTTGAGCTTTCGATCGAGGACCTGCCGCCACTCGGCGCCCAGGGCCTTCTTCTCGGTGTCGTCGGCGTCGTGCCAGCGGCCGACCTCCTCCAGCAGCGTCCACTCCGTGAGGTGCAAATAGGGATGGAGCTCCTTGCGGAGGTCGTAGGGGAAGGCCAGCCGCATCGTGTCGCGGAAGATCTCCTTGAGGTGCAGGTCGATCCCGCGTGTCGTGCGGTGGTAGTAGACGTTCGTGTACATGTAGAAGCGCGCGTTGAGGAACATGATGAACGCCTGCAGCCCGCCCCGGTCGAGCGTCAGCCCCTTCTCCGAGAAGAACGAGTAGTAGATGATGCGCTCGATGTCGATGGGCCCTACCGCCACGCCGCACATGTAGGCGTCGCGGAGCACGTAGTCCATGTTGTCGGCGGTGAAGACGCCGGAGAGCAGGGGCTTGAGGAAGGACAGCCACCTGGGGTGCGAGTCCAGCGGCTGCGTGTAGCCCTTGCCCATCAGGTAGCAGATCCATTCGGGGTCGATCTGCTCGCCGGCGGCGAACGCTCCCGACGGGCTGCGACGGAGATGGCGCAGGATCTCGCCCAGCTCCTCGCGGATGATCCGCTGTCCGACCAGCTCGTGGGTCAGGTCGTAGTCGATCAGGAAGTTGTCGTCGAAGAAGTGACCGAAGGGGCCGTGACCGACGTCGTGGAGCAGCCCGGCCATCCGGAGCAGCTCTTCCAGCAGCGCCACCGACGGCCCCTCGGGGAAGATCGCGCGCAGCGACGGGTAGAGCTGCTGGGCCAGCCGTCCCGCCAGGTGCATCGCCCCCAGCGAGTGCTGGAACCGGCTGTGCTCGGCGGCGGGAAAGACCCAGCGGGCCGATTGCAGCTGCGGGATCCGTCGCAGCCGCTGCACCCAGGACGTGTCGATGACGTCCTGCTCGGTCGCCTCCCCCGCCATCCCCCCCGGCCGCGTGTACAGGATGTACTGGTGGATGGGATCGGCGATGAGCCCACGCCCCTGGTAGGTGTCGGCAGCGCCCTTCATCGCCGGGGATTATCTCAGCGCGGCGCGCCCCGCAGCAACCGGTAGCGGTCGATGGAGCGGACGGCGATGACGTGGACGGCCTCGTCGCGCTGCACCGCCACCCGGACGACGTCGCCGGCTTGCCCCCGCCAGAGCTGCTCGTAGAACTCCTCCTGCGTGCCCACGGTGATGCCGTTGACGCTGAGGATGCGATCGCCCTTGCGGAAGCCCGCCCCCGCGGCGGGGCCGACCGGCGCGAAGCCCTCCACCACCACGCCCTGTCGGGTGGGCGCCGTGTAGAGGCCGAGCCACGGGCGCGGCCGGCGGCTGACGACGCGGCCGGCGGCGATCAGCTCGTCCTTGTCGGGCGCGAACTTCTCGATGGGGATCACCACATTCACGTAAGGCGGCTCGCCCAGGCGCAGCGAGGCGATGCCGATCACGGCGCCGCCGGCGTCGACGACGGCGCTGCCGCCCCACGAGCGGCTGGCCGGCGCCACGAACAGGGCGCGGTCGAGCATGTACTCCCAGAAACCCGAAAACCGCCGGATGGCCTGGACGGACCCGCTGACCCAGACGAGGTCGTTGTCCTCGTCCACGCCCACGGTGCCGGTCAGCGTTCCGGCCGGGATGTCCCCCGACTGCCCCAGCGCCGCCACCGGCCAGGGCCCGCCGCCCGCCAGCTTCACGATGCCGAGCCCCGTCTCCAGGTCGAGCCCGGCCAGCTGCGCCGGCACCCGGCGGCCGTCGCGGAGCTGCGCCTCGATCTCCAGCGCGTCGAGCAGGACGTAGCTGACGGTGACGGCGTAGCCGCGGGAGTCGAAGATGACGCCGCTCCCGAAGCGGTGGCTGCCGAGCCGCACGCTGGACGGCGCCTGCTCGTCGGCGCGCACCCGCAGCCCCACGATCGCCGGCTCCACGCGCCTGACGTAGGATGGCTCGGCGGAGATCCTCTGGGGGTGCAGCCGGGGCTCGCGCGACCACGGCGCCCCCAGGGCCGCCCCGGGAACCAGGCTCAGAAGCGTGAGCGCCAGGAGCACGCGTCGTCTCATCAGGGCCTCCTCGAATCAGCGCGCCATTCTCACCGGTCGCCGTACTGCTGCTGATAGTACGTCCTGAACTCGCCGGACTTGAGGGGCCGCCACCAGGGCTCGTGCTGGCGGTACCACGCGACCGTGGCCTCCAGCGCCGCGTCGAAGCGGTGGCGCGGCCTCCAGCCGAGCTGCCGCACCTTGGAGCAGTCCAGCGAGTAGCGGCGGTCGTGCCCGGGCCGGTCCTTGACCGGCCGGATGAGCGTCTCCGGCTTGGCGGTCAGGCGCAGGATCTGGCGGGTCAGCACGATGTTCTCCACCTCGTGGCCGCCGCCGATGTTGTAGATCTGGCCCTCGGCGCCCCGGCGGAGCACCAGATCGATGGCCTCGCAGTTGTCGAGGACGTAGAGCCAGTCGCGCACGTTGCGGCCGTCGCCATAGAGCGGCAGCGGCTGATCGTCCAGCGCGTTGGTGATGAA from Candidatus Methylomirabilota bacterium carries:
- a CDS encoding acyl-CoA dehydrogenase family protein — encoded protein: MEKFRGVDYYGIEDLLSEEERMVRDAIRDWVEAEFLPLVTQHHRAGTFPVELIPKLGELGVFGATLKGYGCAGLNNVAYGLIMQELERGDSGLRSCASVQSGLVMYPIYAYGSEAQKETWLPRLARGQTVGCFGLTEPDFGSDPGGMKTRARRQGGAYVLNGTKLWITNGSIADVAVVWAKEDDGEIYGYLVEKGTPGYSTLDISGKFSMRASITSELSFQDCQIPLDNKLPNVKGLKGPLGCLSQARYGIAWGAVGAAMACYDWALQYAQQRVQFGKPIASFQLVQQKLVWMITEITKAQLLALQLGRLKDQGRARPQQVSMAKMNNVYIALETARMARDVMGAAGIVDEHPVIRHMINLETVKTYEGTHDIHSLIIGRDITGLDAFGV
- a CDS encoding queuosine precursor transporter, which gives rise to MGMSWRFITCAALFITCLLTANVIAAKLVVVGGVVLPAGIVIFPVSYIVADVLTEVWGYGAARRVIWLGFAGNAVMALAIWIGGELPAAAFWKGQGAYTEILGQTPRIVLASLLAYLAGEFANAYVMAKVKILTAGRWLWVRTIGSTIVGEGLDSAVFITLAFGGGLPLGTLGAIIAAQWWVKVAYEAVATPLTYAVVGWLKSSERVDTFDYRTDFNPIRL
- a CDS encoding HD domain-containing protein; translated protein: MKGAADTYQGRGLIADPIHQYILYTRPGGMAGEATEQDVIDTSWVQRLRRIPQLQSARWVFPAAEHSRFQHSLGAMHLAGRLAQQLYPSLRAIFPEGPSVALLEELLRMAGLLHDVGHGPFGHFFDDNFLIDYDLTHELVGQRIIREELGEILRHLRRSPSGAFAAGEQIDPEWICYLMGKGYTQPLDSHPRWLSFLKPLLSGVFTADNMDYVLRDAYMCGVAVGPIDIERIIYYSFFSEKGLTLDRGGLQAFIMFLNARFYMYTNVYYHRTTRGIDLHLKEIFRDTMRLAFPYDLRKELHPYLHLTEWTLLEEVGRWHDADDTEKKALGAEWRQVLDRKLKWRMAHEVVLDLFEPKRGQGFLDAETVERRVRMFLPPRLARVPFRIDMALQDPRPLNPLKMGDRQIYVYDASTGRVAVEPLTELLKYLPGKVAQCRIFAVTHEHDAELAAALERALGEEPPSILTNV
- a CDS encoding S1C family serine protease, giving the protein MRRRVLLALTLLSLVPGAALGAPWSREPRLHPQRISAEPSYVRRVEPAIVGLRVRADEQAPSSVRLGSHRFGSGVIFDSRGYAVTVSYVLLDALEIEAQLRDGRRVPAQLAGLDLETGLGIVKLAGGGPWPVAALGQSGDIPAGTLTGTVGVDEDNDLVWVSGSVQAIRRFSGFWEYMLDRALFVAPASRSWGGSAVVDAGGAVIGIASLRLGEPPYVNVVIPIEKFAPDKDELIAAGRVVSRRPRPWLGLYTAPTRQGVVVEGFAPVGPAAGAGFRKGDRILSVNGITVGTQEEFYEQLWRGQAGDVVRVAVQRDEAVHVIAVRSIDRYRLLRGAPR